The Candidatus Anoxymicrobium japonicum genome contains a region encoding:
- a CDS encoding peptidylprolyl isomerase translates to MGPDGKPVKTLSDFPNAQDGANVEAVIKTDKGDIILRFFPDVAPVTVASFINLARTGFYNGTAFHRVEPGFVIQGGDPKSKDPNAPDVGTGGPGYYLPAEFNSRPHKTGTLSMARSQSPTSGGSQFFICLADTPSLDGQYTVFGEVVSGMDVVNQVTPGTRMNEVVIKPRTQ, encoded by the coding sequence ATGGGTCCTGACGGGAAGCCGGTGAAGACGCTCTCTGATTTCCCCAACGCTCAGGATGGGGCAAACGTCGAGGCCGTAATCAAGACGGACAAAGGTGACATTATCCTGCGGTTCTTCCCGGACGTGGCGCCGGTGACCGTGGCGAGCTTTATCAACCTCGCGAGGACGGGCTTTTACAACGGAACAGCGTTCCACAGGGTGGAGCCCGGCTTTGTGATCCAGGGTGGAGATCCAAAGAGCAAGGATCCTAACGCGCCGGATGTCGGCACAGGCGGGCCCGGTTACTATCTGCCCGCGGAGTTCAACAGCCGCCCGCACAAGACAGGCACGCTCTCGATGGCCCGTTCACAAAGTCCCACTTCAGGCGGCAGCCAGTTTTTCATATGCCTGGCGGACACCCCTTCGCTCGACGGCCAGTACACCGTGTTCGGCGAAGTTGTCTCGGGCATGGACGTGGTCAATCAGGTCACGCCTGGCACGCGGATGAATGAGGTCGTCATCAAGCCCAGAACTCAGTAG